One part of the Chthonomonadales bacterium genome encodes these proteins:
- a CDS encoding histidine triad nucleotide-binding protein: MPEDCVFCKIADGRIPADLVYEDAEFVAFRDIDPQAPAHVVLIPRAHVPTLLDLPDRGAAGGLLLAANETARRLGLAESGFRLVGNCGPDAGQEVPHVHVHVLGGRCMGWPPG, encoded by the coding sequence ATGCCCGAGGACTGCGTCTTCTGCAAGATCGCCGACGGGCGGATACCGGCGGACCTCGTCTACGAGGACGCCGAGTTCGTGGCCTTTCGCGACATCGACCCCCAGGCGCCGGCCCACGTCGTGTTGATCCCCCGGGCGCACGTGCCCACGCTGCTCGACCTGCCCGACCGCGGCGCGGCCGGCGGCCTCTTGCTGGCCGCCAACGAGACGGCGCGCCGGCTCGGCCTGGCCGAGAGCGGGTTCCGCCTCGTCGGCAACTGCGGGCCCGATGCAGGACAGGAGGTGCCGCACGTGCACGTGCACGTGCTCGGTGGCCGCTGCATGGGCTGGCCGCCGGGGTAG